In Thamnophis elegans isolate rThaEle1 chromosome 13, rThaEle1.pri, whole genome shotgun sequence, one DNA window encodes the following:
- the MPZL3 gene encoding myelin protein zero-like protein 3, with translation MGLERKKPGGAAALPLLLLAVARVHLLEIQAAAQVRAFVGEPVTLKCWFKSSAPVSEKLTVDWTYRPLAGGNLEPVLHYQSIAYPAKRGSFRDRVSWAGDVTKRDASIMIWNPTLEDNGTFTCSVKNPPDVQHNIPQTLLTVSQRGASFQLTSSGLLSILVFLPSGIVVVLLLVRMNQKSGLMKARRQLGYKKSSIEVSEEPEQRGCRERLVSCCLQCLDTDEEEPY, from the exons ATGGGGCTGGAACGGAAGAAGCCCGGCGGAGCGGCCGCGCTGCCTCTTCTGCTCTTGG CGGTCGCCAGAGTCCACCTGCTGGAGATCCAGGCCGCTGCCCAGGTTCGCGCGTTTGTGGGCGAGCCGGTGACCCTTAAGTGCTGGTTCAAATCCTCCGCTCCAGTCTCCGAGAAGCTCACCGTCGACTGGACCTACCGGCCTCTCGCAGGGGGCAACTTGGAACCG GTCCTCCACTACCAGTCCATTGCCTACCCAGCCAAGAGAGGGAGCTTCCGGGATAGAGTTTCTTGGGCTGGCGATGTGACCAAGCGGGACGCCTCAATTATGATCTGGAACCCAACCCTGGAGGATAACGGGACATTCACCTGTTCTGTGAAGAACCCCCCTGATGTGCAGCACAACATTCCCCAAACCCTGCTGACAGTCAGTCAGAGAG GTGCCTCCTTCCAGCTGACCTCATCCGGACTGCTTTCCATCCTGGTCTTTCTTCCCTCTGGCATCGTGGTGGTTCTGCTGCTGGTTCGAATGAATCAGAAATCCGGGCTGATGAAAGCAAGGAGGCAGCTTGGTTACAAAAAGTCCTCCATTGAAGTCTCAGAAGA ACCTGAGCAAAGAGGCTGCAGGGAGCGGCTGGTTAGCTGTTGTTTGCAGTGCCTG GACACCGACGAGGAGGAACcgtactga
- the SCN2B gene encoding sodium channel subunit beta-2 isoform X2, giving the protein MSPASPALQLLLLLFPLALNTLGMEMTAVTPVYALNGSSIRLTCTFNSCYQVDKKQFSMNWTYQTCQNCTEEMFLQFKLKVVPVELKRFEDRVEFTGNPTKNDVSFTLHNVQLEDAGLYNCYVMNPPDRHKGHFQISLQVLTEEPPERDSTVAVIVGATVGGFLAVVILALVIVKCVRRKKQQRLNTDDQKTEEEGKTDGEGNPEEGMK; this is encoded by the exons ATGAGCCCCGCCAGCCCGgcgctgcagctgctgctgctgctcttcccGCTGG CACTGAACACGCTGGGCATGGAGATGACGGCCGTAACCCCCGTCTATGCGCTGAACGGCTCTTCCATCCGCCTCACCTGCACATTCAATTCATGCTACCAGGTAGACAAAAAGCAGTTCTCCATGAACTGGACCTACCAAACCTGTCAGAACTGCACCGAAGAGATG TTCTTGCAGTTTAAGCTGAAAGTGGTTCCTGTGGAGCTGAAGCGTTTTGAGGATCGTGTGGAGTTTACGGGGAACCCCACCAAGAACGATGTGTCCTTCACCCTCCACAACGTGCAGCTGGAGGATGCAGGGCTGTACAACTGCTACGTGATGAACCCGCCTGACCGGCACAAGGGCCACTTCCAGATCAGCCTCCAGGTTCTCACCGAAG AGCCCCCAGAGCGGGACTCCACTGTGGCCGTGATTGTGGGTGCCACTGTGGGAGGCTTCCTGGCTGTGGTGATCCTGGCCTTGGTCATTGTCAAGTGTGTCCGGCGCAAGAAGCAGCAGAGGCTCAACACGGATGACCAGAAGACCGAAGAAGAGGGCAAGACAGATGGGGAAGGGAACCCGGAGGAAGGCATGAAGTAG
- the SCN2B gene encoding sodium channel subunit beta-2 isoform X1 encodes MSPASPALQLLLLLFPLAQRRHLSPLKKDVTARRSGSLPRLATIYAQALNTLGMEMTAVTPVYALNGSSIRLTCTFNSCYQVDKKQFSMNWTYQTCQNCTEEMFLQFKLKVVPVELKRFEDRVEFTGNPTKNDVSFTLHNVQLEDAGLYNCYVMNPPDRHKGHFQISLQVLTEEPPERDSTVAVIVGATVGGFLAVVILALVIVKCVRRKKQQRLNTDDQKTEEEGKTDGEGNPEEGMK; translated from the exons ATGAGCCCCGCCAGCCCGgcgctgcagctgctgctgctgctcttcccGCTGG CACAGAGAAGGCATCTCTCTCCCCTGAAGAAGGATGTAACTGCCAGGAGGTCTGGGAGCCTTCCAAGGTTGGCAACCATATACGCCCAAG CACTGAACACGCTGGGCATGGAGATGACGGCCGTAACCCCCGTCTATGCGCTGAACGGCTCTTCCATCCGCCTCACCTGCACATTCAATTCATGCTACCAGGTAGACAAAAAGCAGTTCTCCATGAACTGGACCTACCAAACCTGTCAGAACTGCACCGAAGAGATG TTCTTGCAGTTTAAGCTGAAAGTGGTTCCTGTGGAGCTGAAGCGTTTTGAGGATCGTGTGGAGTTTACGGGGAACCCCACCAAGAACGATGTGTCCTTCACCCTCCACAACGTGCAGCTGGAGGATGCAGGGCTGTACAACTGCTACGTGATGAACCCGCCTGACCGGCACAAGGGCCACTTCCAGATCAGCCTCCAGGTTCTCACCGAAG AGCCCCCAGAGCGGGACTCCACTGTGGCCGTGATTGTGGGTGCCACTGTGGGAGGCTTCCTGGCTGTGGTGATCCTGGCCTTGGTCATTGTCAAGTGTGTCCGGCGCAAGAAGCAGCAGAGGCTCAACACGGATGACCAGAAGACCGAAGAAGAGGGCAAGACAGATGGGGAAGGGAACCCGGAGGAAGGCATGAAGTAG
- the SCN4B gene encoding sodium channel subunit beta-4, with protein sequence MAVGWLGVVLLGLQLCSRTLALEVSVGKAPVIYAKNGTNMLLPCTFTSCIGIEKATFVWSHNQTEIFKGLVKNKDSKPEPHPDYKFSLKHMLPPDLPLSKDNREFNVSLLLLDADFEDSGPYTCLVKNPKEKDANHSGTVTLKVVVKLEKVDNTLTRIILSVVGGIIGLIILIMVTKKLVLFILKKTRKQKECLVSSSANENTENGLPGSKTDSKSAPKA encoded by the exons ATGGCCGTGGGCTGGCTGGGAGTCGTCTTGCTGG gACTCCAGCTGTGCTCTCGGACACTGGCCTTGGAGGTGTCAGTGGGCAAAGCACCTGTCATTTATGCCAAGAATGGCACCAATATGCTACTGCCCTGTACTTTCACCTCCTGCATCGGCATTGAGAAAGCCACCTTCGTATGGAGCCACAATCAGACCGAA ATATTCAAAGGGCTCGTAAAGAACAAAGACTCCAAGCCGGAGCCTCATCCAGACTACAAGTTCAGCCTTAAGCACATGTTGCCACCTGACCTGCCCCTCAGCAAGGACAACCGGGAGTTCAACGTTTCCCTCTTGCTGCTTGATGCCGACTTCGAGGACTCCGGGCCGTACACCTGCTTGGTCAAGAATCCCAAAGAGAAGGACGCCAACCACAGTGGCACCGTTACTCTCAAAGTGGTGGTGAAGT TGGAGAAGGTTGACAACACACTGACACGGATCATTTTGTCTGTTGTGGGTGGCATCATTGGGCTCATCATCCTCATCATGGTGACCAAGAAACTGGTCCTCTTCATCCTCAAGAAGACGCGGAAACAGAA GGAGTGCCTTGTGAGCTCTTCAGCAAATGAGAACACGGAGAATGGGCTGCCGGGCTCCAAAACAGACTCTAAATCGGCCCCAAAGGCCTGA
- the IL10RA gene encoding interleukin-10 receptor subunit alpha isoform X1 yields MPRGSESGASCSSARQPTLFFQSPSGKPLGWPAWGCRRCCCCCCCCRRSPPVLRATVSEEPSAATAKRRAGRSGRGRDANGLLTARALLPVSSGGERILAAPTDAHFQARLFHHLLRWEPGPQAAAAGVLYEVQYRRLGNDSWRAAANCTRIALTFCDLTCETQQPAFYYLARVRAVAGNSSSAWNKTRRFTPSQATLWLSKVTLSRSRNQIHVSLRLPTSCWANLSYEGSYEAWGEYLARVRRVSDDQELLQAHSSLEFDLPLLLWGEEYCISVKPRVTSRPNPANWTEEQCVSIPPLEEKTVLTPSLALLTLLSLGILGAGLSLASAYKKKPTRMPSVLKSPLGHSFCWGLMEQSEICIQHMETESIQQLFFLGPQDHAHLEGRGSPCTGAVLPEKNGRREEEGRGLKEGSGCSADSGICLQEISGSLDNLHFTLDIGQEAGVQKDAGSSGINGQPLPGEGSPPEDVTEAHFSGYKQQSGAPLDCLGPPSSTDGELLLTTGYLKQTFLGAPPGLQGAALPKDFLHRLGQEKEQFPSSLSPDVFGP; encoded by the exons ATGCCCAGAGGAAGTGAGAGCGGAGCCAGCTGCTCCAGCGCACGGCAGCCGACGCTCTTCTTTCAGTCGCCCTCTGGCAAACCCCTCGGATGGCCGGCATGGGGGTGtcggcgctgctgctgctgctgctgctgctgccgccgttCGCCTCCTGTCTTGCGGGCCACGGTGAGTGAAGAGCCAAGCGCGGCGACTGCCAAGCGGCGGGCCGGCCGGAGCGGGAGGGGGAGGGACGCCAACGGCCTGCTAACCGCCCGGGCGCTGCTGCCTGTGTCCTCAGGCGGAGAGCGGATTCTCGCCGCGCCCACGGACGCCCACTTCCAGGCCCGGCTCTTCCATCACCTGCTTCGCTGGGAACCGGGCCCTCAAGCGGCTGCCGCCGGGGTCCTGTACGAGGTGCAGTATCGGAG GCTCGGCAACGACAGCTGGAGGGCCGCCGCCAACTGTACCCGGATCGCGCTCACCTTCTGTGACCTCACCTGCGAAACTCAGCAGCCCGCGTTTTACTACCTGGCCCGGGTGCGCGCCGTAGCCGGGAACAGCTCCTCCGCCTGGAACAAGACGCGCCGATTTACTCCCAGCCAAG caACTCTATGGCTCTCCAAGGTGACCCTCTCCAGGAGCAGGAACCAGATCCATGTCTCTCTGCGGCTTCCCACCAGCTGCTGGGCCAACCTCTCTTATGAAGGCAGCTATGAGGCCTGGGGGGAATATCTTGCCCGAGTCCGAAGAGTGTCCGACGACCAGGAG CTCCTGCAGGCCCACAGCAGTCTGGAATTTGACCTGCCCCTGCTGCTGTGGGGGGAGGAGTACTGCATCAGCGTGAAGCCTCGCGTGACCTCCAGGCCAAACCCTGCTAACTGGACGGAGGAGCAGTGTGTCTCCATACCCCCCCTAGAAG AGAAGACTGTCCTTACCCCGAGTTTGGCCCTCCTGACTCTTCTCAGCCTTGGAATTCTGGGTGCAGGGCTGAGCTTGGCCTCTGCCTACAAGAAGAAGCCCACAAGGATGCCTTCAGTCCTG AAATCACCCCTTGGGCACAGCTTCTGCTGGGGACTGATGGAGCAAAGTGAAATCTGCATCCAACACATGGAGACCGAGTCCATCCAGCAGCTCTTCTTCCTGGGCCCACAGGATCACGCACacctggaggggagagggagcCCTTGCACTGGAGCGGTGCTTCCAGAGAAGAACGGCCGgcgggaagaggagggaagagggcTGAAGGAAGGCAGCGGCTGCAGTGCAGACAGTGGCATTTGCCTGCAGGAAATCTCTGGCAGCCTGGACAATCTGCATTTCACCTTGGACATTGGTCAAGAGGCCGGCGTGCAGAAAGATGCCGGAAGCTCTGGGATAAACGGGCAGCCGCTCCCAGGGGAAGGATCACCACCCGAGGATGTGACTGAGGCCCATTTTTCTGGGTACAAGCAACAGTCAGGGGCTCCTTTGGATTGCCTGGGGCCTCCCTCCAGCACGGATGGGGAGCTGCTTTTGACTACTGGCTATTTGAAGCAGACCTTCCTCGGAGCCCCCCCTGGCTTGCAGGGGGCTGCTCTCCCGAAGGACTTCCTGCATCGCCTGGGTCAGGAGAAAGAGCAGTTTCCAAGCAGCTTGTCCCCGGATGTCTTCGGACCGTAG
- the IL10RA gene encoding interleukin-10 receptor subunit alpha isoform X2 → MAGMGVSALLLLLLLLPPFASCLAGHGGERILAAPTDAHFQARLFHHLLRWEPGPQAAAAGVLYEVQYRRLGNDSWRAAANCTRIALTFCDLTCETQQPAFYYLARVRAVAGNSSSAWNKTRRFTPSQATLWLSKVTLSRSRNQIHVSLRLPTSCWANLSYEGSYEAWGEYLARVRRVSDDQELLQAHSSLEFDLPLLLWGEEYCISVKPRVTSRPNPANWTEEQCVSIPPLEEKTVLTPSLALLTLLSLGILGAGLSLASAYKKKPTRMPSVLKSPLGHSFCWGLMEQSEICIQHMETESIQQLFFLGPQDHAHLEGRGSPCTGAVLPEKNGRREEEGRGLKEGSGCSADSGICLQEISGSLDNLHFTLDIGQEAGVQKDAGSSGINGQPLPGEGSPPEDVTEAHFSGYKQQSGAPLDCLGPPSSTDGELLLTTGYLKQTFLGAPPGLQGAALPKDFLHRLGQEKEQFPSSLSPDVFGP, encoded by the exons ATGGCCGGCATGGGGGTGtcggcgctgctgctgctgctgctgctgctgccgccgttCGCCTCCTGTCTTGCGGGCCACG GCGGAGAGCGGATTCTCGCCGCGCCCACGGACGCCCACTTCCAGGCCCGGCTCTTCCATCACCTGCTTCGCTGGGAACCGGGCCCTCAAGCGGCTGCCGCCGGGGTCCTGTACGAGGTGCAGTATCGGAG GCTCGGCAACGACAGCTGGAGGGCCGCCGCCAACTGTACCCGGATCGCGCTCACCTTCTGTGACCTCACCTGCGAAACTCAGCAGCCCGCGTTTTACTACCTGGCCCGGGTGCGCGCCGTAGCCGGGAACAGCTCCTCCGCCTGGAACAAGACGCGCCGATTTACTCCCAGCCAAG caACTCTATGGCTCTCCAAGGTGACCCTCTCCAGGAGCAGGAACCAGATCCATGTCTCTCTGCGGCTTCCCACCAGCTGCTGGGCCAACCTCTCTTATGAAGGCAGCTATGAGGCCTGGGGGGAATATCTTGCCCGAGTCCGAAGAGTGTCCGACGACCAGGAG CTCCTGCAGGCCCACAGCAGTCTGGAATTTGACCTGCCCCTGCTGCTGTGGGGGGAGGAGTACTGCATCAGCGTGAAGCCTCGCGTGACCTCCAGGCCAAACCCTGCTAACTGGACGGAGGAGCAGTGTGTCTCCATACCCCCCCTAGAAG AGAAGACTGTCCTTACCCCGAGTTTGGCCCTCCTGACTCTTCTCAGCCTTGGAATTCTGGGTGCAGGGCTGAGCTTGGCCTCTGCCTACAAGAAGAAGCCCACAAGGATGCCTTCAGTCCTG AAATCACCCCTTGGGCACAGCTTCTGCTGGGGACTGATGGAGCAAAGTGAAATCTGCATCCAACACATGGAGACCGAGTCCATCCAGCAGCTCTTCTTCCTGGGCCCACAGGATCACGCACacctggaggggagagggagcCCTTGCACTGGAGCGGTGCTTCCAGAGAAGAACGGCCGgcgggaagaggagggaagagggcTGAAGGAAGGCAGCGGCTGCAGTGCAGACAGTGGCATTTGCCTGCAGGAAATCTCTGGCAGCCTGGACAATCTGCATTTCACCTTGGACATTGGTCAAGAGGCCGGCGTGCAGAAAGATGCCGGAAGCTCTGGGATAAACGGGCAGCCGCTCCCAGGGGAAGGATCACCACCCGAGGATGTGACTGAGGCCCATTTTTCTGGGTACAAGCAACAGTCAGGGGCTCCTTTGGATTGCCTGGGGCCTCCCTCCAGCACGGATGGGGAGCTGCTTTTGACTACTGGCTATTTGAAGCAGACCTTCCTCGGAGCCCCCCCTGGCTTGCAGGGGGCTGCTCTCCCGAAGGACTTCCTGCATCGCCTGGGTCAGGAGAAAGAGCAGTTTCCAAGCAGCTTGTCCCCGGATGTCTTCGGACCGTAG